The genomic interval GGTGCTATATTTTGCTTCTCTCTGTAATTCTAGGGTTTTGAATACGTCAAAATGATTTATATGTTCAAGTTTATAATTTtccttcatatttatttatctaagaTGACAAGTATATGTCCATTTGTATAGTAGTGGAAAATATGTAAATGCCTCAGTGATGGTTCCTCGCGCCTTATATTGATTAACCTGGTAACTTCTAGATCCAGGTCTATCAGAGACCCGCTACTCAGTCTGGGTGGAttccttcttttaaattttattcttgttcTGTAAAACTAGGGCTTTAAATTGATGCCTAATTGCTCACAACATTGGGCGTTTTCAGGTTCTTGAGCTGGCTGGAAATGCTGCGCGAGACAACAAGAAGACTAGGATTGTTCCCCGACACATACAGTTAGCTGTCCGGAATGACGAAGAGTTGAGCAAGCTTCTTGGGGACGTGACGATTGCCAATGGTGGTGTGATGCCGAACATCCACAACTTGCTACTGCCGAAAAAGGCTGGAACTTCAAAGGCCTCGGGTGGAGACGATGACTCTTAGATTCAAGTGAAGACAGAGTTTAGATTTTCGTCCATCTACGTGTTGGATATCAGAATCACTTTTCTTCgccatggttttttttttttttagttccgGTTAGGATTTGAGTACCTATGTGATTGTGGAATTGTAGTAGAGTCGGTGGTAGTAGTTAGGTTTTCCGGTTGTAGTGAATGTGAATATAAATGATCTTCTATTCGTTATAGAAGATAATGTCGaatttaattgaaagattactCATGTATTCATAGTTCATGACATTAATGATGCAGGCCTTAATTCTGACgtctctgtgtttttttttccccgaAAAGTTGTTccgattttattttattttgttaacatTTTTTGGACTTTTTGTGTATGCTGAGGCCATTGAATTCAGTGTTGCTACATGAGAAATGTCTTTACTTATTTGGTGTTGTATTTGCCATTTCGGTTTGTTTGGCATCAGCAAAACCCGGATCTTTTTTACCCAAAAATGTGATGTTTCTAGATGGCACGAAATGTTTAAAACGTTTGTGGGGCGAGTTTGGGTTTTGAGTAGTTGAAATCTTTTTTGAATTGTTATTAagatttgcatttaaaattttttataaaaccgCGAACAAGTTTTTTAAGGTTTTATCAAGGATTGTGGTAAAAGCACATTGTGGCGGCAGCGATGatgaacatttttcttttaggatGTGTTTGGACGTTGgaatgagttgaattgtgatgataaaatattgttagaatattattttttaatattattattattttaaaatttaaaaaaattgaattgttttttatattttatattagaatttaaaaaaattataataatgaattgagatgattttgtaaTCTAAATTCATCCTTACAATCTTCTCGTAGAGCGTTAAGGTTAAATACGtgatttcattttatatcattttattattataaaatttttaaaattttaacataaaatataataaattttttaatttttttaaattttaaaataataataatattttaataatatattttttaattttatttttcatttaaaacttcTCATCTCACCTATAAATCCAACCTAACCCTAAAAGTTGTCCGAGAGCTGTCGCCGTCCGAACTGGTGAACCTTttgcattttaataaaattgcgACTTTGTCctctttcatgaaaaaatacagaaaaaaatgACTGTCGGGACCCATTTTGGGGCTGAGGCGATGATCGGGACCCATTTTGGTTCGAGGGCTTTTTGGGTGTATTttagagtttgttttgattttaaagATTACAGTTGcatgaattttaaattaatcataaagATAAGAACTTTTCCCACAAAAATACGTCATCTtcaaattataacttaaaacaGAGATTTTTAACACTGTTTGGACCAACAAGGCAACAGCTCTTCCGGAATGGAGATAAATTTGGGAACTACTCTTCTTTGACATTTGAATAGGAACCTTATAATCTTTTTCCTTATTACCAAACCAAGTTTTATCACCAAAGATTCCTAAATCTGCAACAGAAAAAAACACGAGCAGATTGTTTTTGTGCATGACAAGAGCTGAGAGCAGTACTGTGAAGAATCACAATGGTTTAAGTAAATTAGTATCTAATAGTCTTAAGGTTTTTGAATCAATGATTGAGTCTTTAACAATTGTTATCAGAACAAGGACTATGTCACGAGTTCAAGTCATGGAGAAAGTGACTTATAGGctggattaaaatattttggtactaTGTATAAACATAGTATTAAGtcattaaatattgataaatgaGTGAAgccgttaaaaaaaaaagagctacCATATGGTTAGTGTCGATAGAGTGAACTGCCGTGGACATTGGATTCGGAAGTGTACTAGAATGTTATGATCCTGAAGGTTAaatgtttaaccaaattaatatccaaCAGTTCTAAGACTTTTAACTCAATAGTTGGGTCTTTAACAGATAGCTACCTTGTTGTCTTCTTGTTCTATCTGAGGTTCTCGACTCAATTCTTGGAGGTTCTgagcttctttttcttcctcctgaGCCATGCCTTCACAGAGAGAGTCAGGAAAAATAAGGGGTCAGTTAGGAGCCTTTTGATTTTTGGTCGGGTAGCATTCAGAAAGTTTGTTCAAGAGGGGGAAACAGTATATTACACATGGAACCTAAGGCCAGGCTAAGGTAGGCTAGAACCGAACTAGTGTTCAATGATTGAGCCGGTACAGTGGGTTCGGTTTAGGATGGAACCAGTTGTTCTCTTATGAAATTCCGGCCAAAAtcattcaagaacaaaaaacaaaaactcgcTACTAAAAAGCTCAGTGACATTTGTTGAGAGGTCATACAgcaaaaattcaatattgttttTTCATGACAGCGAAAAGATCAACTATAAACATAAAACCTTCAGGTTACATATTCCACtttcaaaacatgaaaaatatcaacataacaaagaatgaaaaattaaataaacaatgaaTACGAACATCATTTAATCTAATTGCCAATGCACATGGGGTTTAATTTAAGGCGAGATCATGTTGAACCATTAATCCATTCCTGATGGATCCTTCAACTAGATGAAGGTAATTGTTCCGTTGTGATGTCATATTCAGTCACCCAAATGTTACAAGGAAACTGGAAACCTATCAGTGGAAGTGCAAACACCATGTGCTAGCATCTACACTCTGATGCTTTCTAGGATGTTGTCCTTTATCAGCCCTGCATGCATGATAGGATCGTGGGGGCAGATATCTGTAGAATTTCTGCCATAAGAGCCACCTGATTAAACAAAGGACAGAGAACCACTTCTTTAGATTCCAATAGTATCTggtaaaggaaaaggaaaggacgACAAACTGGGGCTACCCAAACTTCCATTGCCTATATCTAGTTGAAGAATTAAATCCTACATATGGActcatacttaaaaaaaaaagttgcttgCCAATGAAACAAAATTGAATTACCTTTTCTAAAAAATCTATGGACTCTCATCATCTGAACTAGAACTATCTATCCGTCTATCTGTGATTGCTGGAAAAAGGCGCTGATGGAGATCAAGGGGCTGGCGGGTATCAGAGGAAGCCGCCACTGTAGGGGCTTCTTTTTTCTGTGTTATTGTTCGTCTCTTCACTGCATCTCTAACATCTTTACATGCTTTGTCTAACATTATCAAGAAATCCCTTACTATGACAAACAAGCGTAAGCCCTCATCCTTCCCTGCTTTCCCATGAAAGTAGTCACCAGTGCTCTTCACCAAAGTCATGATTCTCCTTTCTTCCTCCAGGAACCACATAACATCAATCTCAGCATCCTGCACAAAACTCTTTAGTGTTTGATGGAATCCACGATCTTCTTCTATACTTTTCATGTCCAAGTTCAGGAAGTCACGAGTTTTAATCAGCTGCTGGCCAAGTTTGGCAACAGTTCCTGTTAAGCTGTCAGCATCGAGAATTGCCGCTTTCTTGACATTCTCAAGTTCATTGCCCAAAGCTGAGACCACCTGAAGACCTAGGCTACGATAATGCTCTTCTGTGTCATGGGAAGTTTCCTCAAGCAGATCGTCTGATTTGAAGCTAGAGAAGCTCTGGCTCCCTTTAGCTCCACGGGCAGCTCTTACACCTTCAGAGCGGATAATTTcttgaacaacaaaattcaaGAGTGTGGTCTTGCCATCTACTCCTTTTACATCTGACAACTTCAAAAGTGTGTCAAGTTTGAATGCTTGTGCACCACCACGGAATGTTCCATCATTCATGCGATTTCCAGTTTTAAGAACCGCTTCTAGAAGTTTGAGGAACAGCCTGCTGTTTCGGAGTTCCTTGCAAGCAACCTGGTGCATAAGAAAGAGATACCCCAAGAATTAGAGATTGTCAAGCAAAGAATTTAACAAAGATGACCCAGAAACTACGGTCAGATTAGGTCACATTCAAATGCAGCACTGACGGTCTGAACAAATAGAAATGCAAGTACCAAGCATGTCTTTGAATGGTGTTGATACTATTTTCCAAATGAAACACAAAAAACACCAGTCAAAATCGTTTGCTTCAACCTGGTCCAGTAATTCAACTTGGTAGGTGCAAATTGAAGAATAGATCCATTTCAAAAACGTGTCCCCTGTAAATTGGAAGCAGAATTGAACCATTCACTAATATCTTGTTCTATACTCAACTACTTCAgctaagaataatttttttttgatcggtaagaATAATTAGTAGATCCAGGTCATGCAGGTCTAATTTGAAGGGCAATCAGATTGACGAAAATGAAAAGCTTTGGATTTCAAAGCCTGCATTAAAATTTGAAGCTCCACAATTTGTTACcataagagggaaaaaaatccACATTAATTTCTCCTTAAAGATTAAAAAGCATTGGTATCTGAGCTGTCTCAGCTTTATATAACCATGTCTttcgttatttatttatttttcctctcaAAGAGATGAAagatatattatagttattttcatTACATCAAGTCACTAGTTCTTGTGTACTACTTCATTGtatcttttatgttttaaatagcTCCAAATAGCTACATGTATTTATGCAGGCTGTCAATATCTGATGCCAGCTCAAGATAAGCTTCCACTATGTCCAGCAGTTTGCTATTTCATTATTTGCATCAGCCAA from Juglans regia cultivar Chandler chromosome 2, Walnut 2.0, whole genome shotgun sequence carries:
- the LOC109014347 gene encoding histone H2A.6 gives rise to the protein MAGRGKTLGSGASKKAQSRSSKAGLQFPVGRIARFLKAGKYAERVGAGAPVYLAAVLEYLAAEVLELAGNAARDNKKTRIVPRHIQLAVRNDEELSKLLGDVTIANGGVMPNIHNLLLPKKAGTSKASGGDDDS